The Streptomyces laurentii genome contains a region encoding:
- a CDS encoding two-component system sensor kinase (ATP binding site [chemical binding];~G-X-G motif;~GAF domain; cl17456;~Histidine kinase-like ATPases; This family includes several ATP-binding proteins for example: histidine kinase, DNA gyrase B, topoisomerases, heat shock protein HSP90, phytochrome-like ATPases and DNA mismatch repair proteins; cd00075;~Histidine kinase; pfam06580;~Mg2+ binding site [ion binding];~identified by MetaGeneAnnotator; putative;~two-component system sensor kinase [Streptomyces venezuelae ATCC10712]) → MNGIALAAASAVGAVLLAAGAVLGRISARRGPQAAELDLGTPVERATFHTLHTASLAAPPLRAGLTEETAGRAAGRLRSLLGTEALCLTDRDGAVLAWDGPGGGHHRGAVTELVAGTLASGRGRSAHAGCCDVDCPLRWAVVAPLTGEDGVLGALVAYGSRESAVLVRAATELARWVSVQLELAELDRSRTRIVEAEIRALRAQISPHFIFNSLAAIASFVRTDPEQARELLLEFADFTRYSFRRHGEFAQLADELRAIEQYLALAGARFGDRLKVTLQIAPEVLPVALPFLCLQPLVENAVKHGLEDSAEGCRVTIAARDAGAEAVVVVEDDGVGMDPEALRALLRGDRPAGSGLGLSNVDERLRQVYGAEYGLVIETGAGAGMKVTVRIPKYRPGVHPTP, encoded by the coding sequence GTGAACGGCATCGCCCTGGCCGCGGCGAGCGCGGTCGGCGCCGTGCTCCTCGCCGCCGGTGCCGTCCTCGGCCGGATCAGCGCCCGGCGCGGGCCCCAGGCCGCCGAACTCGACCTCGGCACCCCCGTCGAACGGGCCACCTTCCACACCCTGCACACCGCCTCGCTCGCCGCGCCGCCGCTGCGCGCCGGGCTCACCGAGGAGACCGCGGGCCGGGCGGCCGGCCGGCTGCGTTCGCTGCTCGGCACCGAGGCGCTGTGCCTGACCGACCGCGACGGCGCCGTCCTGGCCTGGGACGGGCCCGGCGGCGGCCACCACCGTGGCGCGGTGACGGAACTGGTCGCCGGGACCCTCGCCTCCGGCCGCGGCCGGTCCGCCCACGCCGGCTGCTGCGACGTCGACTGCCCGCTGCGCTGGGCCGTGGTGGCCCCGCTCACCGGTGAGGACGGGGTGCTCGGCGCGCTCGTCGCGTACGGCTCCCGGGAGTCGGCGGTGCTCGTGCGGGCCGCGACGGAACTGGCCCGCTGGGTGTCCGTCCAGCTCGAACTGGCCGAGCTGGACCGCTCCCGCACCCGCATCGTCGAGGCGGAGATCCGCGCCCTGCGCGCGCAGATATCCCCGCACTTCATCTTCAACTCCCTCGCCGCCATCGCCTCGTTCGTCCGCACAGACCCCGAACAGGCCCGTGAACTCCTCCTGGAGTTCGCCGACTTCACCCGCTACTCCTTCCGTCGGCACGGCGAGTTCGCCCAGCTCGCCGACGAACTACGGGCCATCGAGCAGTACTTGGCACTCGCCGGGGCCCGGTTCGGCGACCGGCTCAAGGTGACGCTCCAGATCGCGCCCGAAGTGCTGCCGGTGGCCCTGCCGTTCCTCTGTCTGCAGCCGCTGGTCGAGAACGCGGTCAAGCACGGTCTGGAGGACTCCGCCGAGGGCTGCCGGGTGACGATCGCGGCCCGGGACGCCGGCGCGGAGGCCGTGGTCGTCGTCGAGGACGACGGGGTCGGCATGGACCCGGAGGCGCTGCGCGCCCTCCTGCGCGGCGACCGCCCGGCCGGCTCCGGCCTCGGCCTGTCCAACGTCGACGAGCGGCTGCGGCAGGTGTACGGGGCGGAGTACGGCCTGGTCATCGAGACCGGGGCCGGGGCGGGCATGAAGGTGACGGTACGGATCCCCAAGTACCGCCCGGGTGTGCACCCGACCCCGTGA
- a CDS encoding thioesterase superfamily protein (CoenzymeA binding site [chemical binding];~PFAM: thioesterase superfamily protein; KEGG: reu:Reut_A3433 phenylacetic acid degradation- related protein;~PHB binding site;~PaaI_thioesterase isa tetrameric acyl-CoA thioesterase with a hot dog fold and one of several proteins responsible for phenylacetic acid (PA) degradation in bacteria. Although orthologs of PaaI exist in archaea and eukaryotes, their function has not...; cd03443;~identified by MetaGeneAnnotator; putative;~subunit interaction site [polypeptide binding];~thioesterase superfamily protein [Stackebrandtia nassauensis DSM44728]), whose amino-acid sequence MTGVTLTPAAADKILSDNFAPWVLDLGLTVDSLDADGQGAVLRLPWSDRLAREGGGLSGQALMAAADTATVIAVSAARGGFVPMTTVQQSITFQRAVTGADVLVRARLTKAGKRMAFADITLCDAGTDEIAAHATAVYALLG is encoded by the coding sequence ATGACGGGCGTGACGCTGACTCCCGCTGCCGCCGACAAGATCCTCTCCGACAACTTCGCCCCGTGGGTGCTCGACCTGGGCCTGACCGTCGACTCGCTCGACGCGGACGGCCAGGGGGCGGTCCTGCGGCTCCCCTGGTCCGACCGGCTCGCCCGGGAGGGCGGCGGGCTCAGCGGTCAGGCGCTGATGGCCGCCGCCGACACGGCGACGGTGATCGCCGTGTCCGCCGCGCGGGGCGGCTTCGTCCCGATGACGACCGTCCAGCAGTCGATCACCTTCCAGCGGGCGGTCACCGGCGCGGACGTGCTCGTGCGGGCCCGGCTGACGAAGGCGGGCAAGCGGATGGCGTTCGCCGACATCACCCTGTGCGACGCGGGGACGGACGAGATCGCCGCCCACGCGACGGCGGTGTACGCCCTGCTCGGCTGA
- a CDS encoding hypothetical protein (identified by MetaGeneAnnotator; putative;~sequence version:1), producing MLPESTNGGAGRGGDGDGSGHDGDGDRSGLAVPMDWLCAEYAADDLLRTSGLVAPGSLEYRAGLRTLTLTILLSGSGGGPDRWLSRTAHDHPWSVWVETRLARSANGLPEADLALARDTWGRLRATELRATDLAGLAGLAGPGALDEERQVWLPAWQLGVALGHLALHLC from the coding sequence GTGCTGCCCGAAAGCACGAACGGCGGCGCGGGTCGCGGTGGCGACGGCGACGGAAGCGGCCACGACGGTGACGGCGACAGGAGTGGGCTCGCCGTCCCGATGGACTGGCTGTGCGCCGAGTACGCCGCCGACGACCTGCTCCGCACCAGCGGTCTGGTCGCGCCCGGCTCGCTGGAGTACCGGGCGGGTCTGCGGACCCTGACCCTCACCATCCTGCTGTCCGGGTCCGGTGGCGGACCGGACCGCTGGCTCTCGCGCACCGCGCACGACCATCCGTGGTCGGTCTGGGTCGAGACCCGGCTCGCCCGGTCGGCGAACGGCCTCCCCGAAGCGGACCTGGCGCTCGCCCGGGACACCTGGGGACGGCTGCGCGCGACCGAACTGCGCGCCACGGATCTGGCGGGCCTGGCCGGTCTCGCCGGACCCGGAGCGCTCGACGAGGAGCGGCAGGTGTGGCTGCCCGCCTGGCAACTGGGCGTGGCACTCGGCCACTTGGCCCTGCATCTGTGCTGA
- a CDS encoding RNA polymerase sigma-70 factor, ECF subfamily (DNA binding residues [nucleotide binding];~RNA polymerase sigma factor SigL; Provisional;~RNA polymerase sigma-70 factor, ECF subfamily [Streptomyces venezuelae ATCC10712];~Sigma-70 region 2; pfam04542;~Sigma70, region (SR) 4 refers to the most C-terminal of four conserved domains foundin Escherichia coli (Ec) sigma70, the main housekeeping sigma, and related sigma-factors (SFs). A SF isa dissociable subunit of RNA polymerase, it directs bacterial or...; cd06171;~identified by MetaGeneAnnotator; putative), giving the protein MTTATATNTATLASATARTTTDERALAELQHEHGQALLAFLLKLTHGDRQRAEDLVQETLLRAWLHPEAFDASYTSMRPWLFTVARRLAIDARRSRLSRPAEIGDAVLAVTADPAGGTESRDAALDVRAAVRGLSPEHRAVLVRLYFDGLTVREAADDLGIPAGTVKSRSHYALRQLGHRLPGYRPRRRTAVARPAAATAQ; this is encoded by the coding sequence ATGACGACGGCGACAGCGACGAACACGGCGACCCTGGCTTCCGCGACGGCGAGGACGACCACCGACGAGCGGGCCCTGGCCGAGCTCCAGCACGAGCACGGCCAGGCCCTGCTGGCCTTCCTGCTCAAACTGACCCACGGCGACCGGCAGCGGGCCGAGGACCTGGTGCAGGAGACCCTGCTGCGGGCCTGGCTGCACCCGGAGGCCTTCGACGCCTCGTACACGTCGATGCGGCCCTGGCTGTTCACGGTCGCCCGGCGGCTCGCCATAGACGCCCGCCGCTCCCGGCTGTCGCGCCCCGCCGAGATCGGCGACGCCGTCCTCGCCGTCACCGCCGATCCGGCCGGCGGTACGGAGTCGCGCGACGCGGCCCTCGACGTACGGGCGGCGGTACGGGGCCTGAGCCCGGAGCACCGCGCGGTCCTCGTCCGGCTCTACTTCGACGGTCTGACCGTCCGCGAGGCCGCCGACGACCTCGGCATCCCGGCCGGCACGGTCAAGTCCCGCTCGCACTACGCGCTGCGGCAGCTCGGCCACCGGCTGCCCGGCTACCGGCCGCGGCGGCGTACGGCCGTTGCCCGGCCGGCGGCCGCCACCGCACAATGA